Proteins from a single region of Salinigranum halophilum:
- the queC gene encoding 7-cyano-7-deazaguanine synthase QueC — protein MSRDETAVVLVSGGMDSATAVYEASERGYDPLFLHTSYGQRTEDREYESARTLADVVDAADFLHIETEHLARIGASSLTDDDIDVDDADMESEEIPTSYVPFRNANLLAMATSYAEAQGASAVFIGAHAEDFAGYPDCRPAFFEAFQTVVDVGTKPETNITLEAPFVEWSKTDIAARGLELGVPYEHTWSCYRSEAPACGTCDSCAFRLQAFQRVGVRDPIAYDERPDYVD, from the coding sequence ATGAGTCGCGACGAGACCGCAGTCGTCTTGGTGTCGGGCGGGATGGACAGCGCGACGGCCGTGTACGAGGCGAGTGAGCGCGGATACGACCCGCTCTTCTTGCACACCTCCTACGGCCAGCGGACCGAAGACAGAGAGTACGAGTCTGCGCGGACACTGGCCGACGTCGTCGACGCCGCGGACTTCCTCCACATCGAGACCGAACACCTCGCGCGCATCGGCGCGTCGTCGCTCACCGACGACGACATCGACGTCGACGACGCGGACATGGAGAGCGAGGAGATTCCGACGTCGTACGTCCCCTTCCGGAACGCGAATCTGCTGGCGATGGCCACGTCGTACGCCGAGGCACAGGGAGCGTCGGCCGTCTTCATCGGCGCTCACGCCGAGGACTTCGCGGGCTATCCGGACTGTCGACCGGCGTTCTTCGAGGCGTTCCAGACGGTCGTCGACGTCGGAACGAAGCCGGAGACGAACATCACACTGGAGGCTCCGTTCGTCGAGTGGTCGAAGACCGACATCGCCGCCCGCGGGCTGGAACTGGGCGTGCCGTACGAACACACGTGGTCGTGTTACCGCTCCGAGGCACCGGCGTGTGGGACGTGTGACTCGTGTGCCTTCCGCCTGCAGGCCTTCCAGCGGGTGGGCGTGCGGGACCCCATCGCGTACGACGAACGGCCAGACTACGTCGACTGA
- a CDS encoding 7-carboxy-7-deazaguanine synthase QueE, with the protein MPVNADASDFDAPNTVGDDALPINEVFHSLQGEGTLAGVPSTFVRTSGCNLRCWFCDSYHTSWEPTHGWVDVEGLVSQVDEYGGDHVVVTGGEPMIHDPVESLLSELSDRGYHTTVETNGTVFRDAPIDLVSISPKLASSTPTAKRPPDGGDADIGVWERRHEADRLDFDALAALVDAYDVQLKFVVTARADVDEVEALVDTLRSVSDARIRNDDVLLMPEGTTRERLAETRALTAELALEYGYRYTPRLHVDLWNDAPGT; encoded by the coding sequence GTGCCCGTCAACGCGGACGCGAGCGACTTCGACGCTCCGAACACCGTCGGCGACGACGCCCTCCCCATCAACGAGGTGTTCCACTCGCTCCAGGGGGAAGGAACGTTGGCGGGCGTCCCGAGCACGTTCGTCCGCACCTCCGGCTGTAACCTCCGATGTTGGTTCTGCGACTCGTACCACACCTCCTGGGAGCCGACGCACGGCTGGGTCGACGTCGAAGGCCTCGTCTCACAGGTCGACGAGTACGGCGGCGACCACGTCGTCGTCACCGGCGGCGAACCGATGATACACGACCCGGTCGAGTCGCTCCTGTCCGAACTCTCGGACCGTGGGTATCACACCACCGTCGAGACCAACGGGACGGTCTTCCGCGACGCGCCGATCGACCTCGTCTCCATCAGCCCGAAACTCGCCTCGTCCACTCCGACTGCGAAGCGACCGCCCGACGGCGGCGACGCCGACATCGGCGTGTGGGAGCGACGTCACGAGGCGGACCGCCTCGACTTCGACGCGCTCGCGGCGCTCGTCGACGCGTACGACGTCCAGCTGAAGTTCGTCGTCACCGCTCGGGCGGACGTCGACGAGGTTGAGGCGCTCGTCGACACGCTCCGCTCGGTGAGCGACGCTCGCATCCGGAACGACGACGTGCTGTTGATGCCCGAGGGGACGACGCGCGAGCGATTGGCCGAGACCCGTGCGTTGACCGCCGAACTGGCACTGGAGTACGGCTACCGCTACACGCCGCGCCTGCACGTCGACCTCTGGAACGACGCGCCGGGAACGTGA
- a CDS encoding 6-pyruvoyl trahydropterin synthase family protein, with the protein MAGRVLEEYQPDVISAAGERTLHVGRDRPIRISAGHRILHHDGKCSRPHGHNYEISVTVTGELTEEGWVVDKGDVTSVVDEWDHRFLLEATDPLVDAFEQSGDGDAVVVLDHPPTAEVMAVVLERKLREAFPDTVSDVAVAVAETNELCASR; encoded by the coding sequence ATGGCTGGGAGAGTACTCGAAGAATACCAACCGGACGTCATCTCGGCCGCCGGCGAGCGGACCCTCCACGTCGGCCGCGACCGTCCCATCCGAATCAGCGCCGGCCATCGAATCCTCCACCACGACGGCAAGTGCTCGCGCCCGCACGGACACAACTACGAGATATCGGTGACGGTCACGGGCGAACTCACCGAGGAGGGGTGGGTCGTCGACAAGGGCGACGTCACGAGCGTCGTCGACGAGTGGGACCACCGGTTCCTCCTCGAAGCGACCGACCCGCTCGTCGACGCGTTCGAGCAGTCGGGTGACGGCGACGCCGTGGTCGTCCTCGACCACCCGCCGACGGCGGAGGTGATGGCGGTCGTCCTCGAACGGAAGCTGCGCGAGGCGTTCCCCGACACCGTCTCCGACGTCGCCGTGGCGGTCGCCGAGACGAACGAACTCTGCGCGAGTCGCTGA
- a CDS encoding thiolase family protein produces the protein MSDIVLVDGARTPHGTLLGSLAAVESVELGRVALDGLLDRVGLDPTVVDWVCLGNAIQAGIGQVPGRQVVVESRLPESTPTTTVNEASGSGLRAITLAADRIAAGRASFAVAGGFESMTNAPWVLPGFRKGRRHGDVTLKDSMLLDALWDVNLDIHMGEITERLVDRFGDEYDLSREAQDAYALESHRRAAEAIDQGRFDAELVPVDTGREVVDRDEGPRPDSTMEDLARLAPAFRPDGTITPANASKLSDGAGIVLLADADAAADAGLEPMARLVDYDFVYRAPDEFNEAVGDVTERLLDSTGVAVDDVDAFWVNEAFAAQSTYVQQRLDIPREKMNPCGGAVAFGHPIGASGGMLATSLAYQLVADDLEYGLVGMSLGGGGAVMSLWQRT, from the coding sequence ATGAGCGATATCGTCCTCGTCGACGGCGCGCGGACCCCACACGGAACCCTCCTCGGCTCGCTCGCCGCCGTCGAGAGCGTCGAACTCGGACGTGTCGCCCTCGACGGTCTGCTCGACCGCGTCGGCCTCGACCCGACGGTCGTCGACTGGGTGTGTCTCGGCAACGCCATCCAGGCCGGCATCGGACAGGTCCCCGGGAGACAGGTGGTCGTCGAGTCACGCCTCCCGGAGTCGACGCCGACGACGACGGTCAACGAGGCCTCGGGGTCGGGGCTACGAGCCATCACGCTCGCCGCCGACCGCATCGCCGCGGGACGGGCCTCCTTCGCCGTCGCCGGCGGGTTCGAGTCGATGACGAACGCCCCGTGGGTGCTGCCCGGATTCAGGAAGGGGAGACGGCACGGTGACGTCACGCTGAAGGACTCGATGCTGCTCGACGCGCTCTGGGACGTGAACCTCGACATCCACATGGGCGAGATAACCGAACGGCTCGTCGACCGCTTCGGCGACGAGTACGACCTCTCGCGCGAGGCACAGGACGCCTATGCGCTGGAGAGTCACCGACGCGCCGCGGAGGCAATCGACCAGGGACGCTTCGACGCCGAACTCGTCCCGGTCGACACGGGACGTGAGGTGGTCGACCGCGACGAGGGGCCGCGTCCCGACTCGACCATGGAGGACCTCGCGCGGCTCGCACCGGCGTTCCGTCCCGACGGGACCATCACCCCCGCGAACGCCTCGAAGCTCTCCGACGGCGCGGGCATCGTGCTCTTGGCGGACGCCGACGCGGCGGCGGACGCAGGGCTCGAACCGATGGCCCGCCTCGTCGACTACGACTTCGTCTACCGTGCGCCAGACGAGTTCAACGAGGCCGTCGGCGACGTCACGGAACGCCTGCTCGATTCGACCGGTGTCGCCGTCGACGACGTCGACGCGTTCTGGGTGAACGAGGCGTTCGCCGCCCAGTCGACGTACGTGCAACAGCGACTCGACATCCCGCGCGAGAAGATGAACCCCTGCGGCGGTGCCGTCGCCTTCGGCCACCCCATCGGCGCGTCGGGTGGGATGCTCGCGACGTCGCTCGCGTATCAGCTCGTCGCCGACGACCTCGAGTACGGCCTGGTCGGCATGAGTCTCGGCGGCGGCGGGGCCGTCATGTCGCTGTGGCAGCGCACGTGA
- a CDS encoding DUF7344 domain-containing protein, producing the protein MGSTERGDESPEGNRARRIYAVLSDARCRTILSTLDRDGPMQQARLAAAVVADERGVSVEAVPDSDAERVLCELYHLHLPKLDRAGLIAWEDETVRTRLSEPRPVVPDAQAFLEADRTRAARCFRLLAVDERRAALTVLSRIDGPVALSTLVTAVQHADAVDTSGRDLDALRLAFHHLHLPKLDRAGLLRYDAERKRVEPVAAGAVVDDVV; encoded by the coding sequence ATGGGGAGCACGGAACGGGGAGACGAGTCACCCGAGGGGAACCGAGCGCGGCGAATCTACGCGGTGTTGAGCGACGCTCGCTGCCGAACCATCCTGTCGACGCTCGACCGCGACGGGCCGATGCAACAAGCGCGGCTTGCGGCGGCGGTGGTGGCCGACGAGCGCGGCGTCTCGGTCGAGGCCGTCCCCGACAGTGACGCCGAACGCGTGCTGTGTGAACTGTACCACCTGCACCTGCCGAAACTCGACCGGGCCGGACTGATCGCGTGGGAAGACGAGACGGTCCGGACGCGCCTCTCCGAGCCCCGCCCGGTCGTCCCGGACGCACAGGCGTTCCTGGAAGCCGACCGAACCCGAGCGGCGCGTTGCTTTCGGCTGCTCGCCGTCGACGAACGGCGCGCGGCCCTCACCGTCCTCTCGCGGATAGACGGGCCGGTGGCGCTGTCGACGCTGGTGACGGCGGTGCAACACGCCGACGCCGTCGATACGAGTGGACGCGACCTCGACGCGCTCCGCCTCGCGTTCCACCACCTACACCTGCCGAAACTCGACCGGGCCGGACTCCTCCGGTACGACGCCGAGCGCAAGCGGGTCGAACCCGTCGCGGCAGGGGCGGTCGTCGACGACGTGGTCTGA
- a CDS encoding HAD family hydrolase: MSVFDAVLFDLDNTLCRGDQSAETIYFGAFEWADVDPVGSPSDLWGALDGDPPPHDPTDYLADGFERVAATHGVAVDAGRLAEGFLATVDYRAVSFVPGAERALDAAREHGPVGLLTNGPSSRQAVKLEALGIEGAFDVVVYAGDLSRRKPFPEPFEAALGTLGVQPGAALYVGDSVEYDVAGAHRAGLHAAWFAGETEWDAETRGGVERPAYVLERMDDLPDVLDDAGAGPTSP; this comes from the coding sequence GTGTCCGTCTTCGACGCCGTCCTGTTCGACCTCGACAACACGCTCTGTCGCGGCGACCAGTCGGCGGAGACGATTTATTTCGGCGCGTTCGAGTGGGCCGACGTCGACCCGGTCGGGAGTCCGTCGGACCTCTGGGGGGCGCTCGACGGTGACCCGCCGCCGCACGACCCGACCGACTACCTCGCCGACGGGTTCGAGCGGGTCGCCGCCACGCACGGGGTGGCGGTGGATGCGGGACGTCTCGCCGAGGGGTTCCTCGCGACTGTCGACTACCGCGCCGTCTCGTTCGTTCCGGGGGCAGAGCGGGCACTCGACGCGGCGCGCGAGCACGGCCCCGTCGGACTGCTCACGAACGGGCCGTCGTCGCGGCAGGCGGTCAAGCTCGAGGCGCTCGGCATCGAAGGGGCGTTCGACGTCGTCGTCTACGCGGGCGACCTGTCGCGGCGGAAGCCGTTTCCGGAGCCGTTCGAGGCGGCGCTCGGGACCCTCGGCGTGCAGCCGGGCGCGGCGCTCTACGTCGGCGATTCGGTCGAGTACGACGTCGCCGGGGCCCACCGGGCAGGACTCCACGCCGCGTGGTTCGCGGGGGAAACCGAGTGGGACGCCGAGACACGGGGTGGCGTCGAGCGACCGGCGTACGTCCTCGAACGCATGGACGACCTTCCGGACGTGCTCGACGACGCGGGCGCGGGGCCGACCTCACCGTAA
- a CDS encoding HNH endonuclease, which produces MSEWRDAVRRELDRFRRETGSSSVSRQELLEQALPRFERQFPGAQTPGQTMSRVLQELGRRDEITLHGGGLYEIHTLSYEHGTPDVEVESDGEPYHAETSDTVVGARSLPTSFRRTTLARFGCRCPVSGVDHERLLDVAHVLSWSEHPDHRLDPGNVLVLDRTHHAAFDRGLFTIDAGLTLRTNPSLETDSAVLERTLVEADGSTLTLPDPVVLDTSYLSARNEHHENLDWFPA; this is translated from the coding sequence ATGTCGGAGTGGCGTGATGCGGTTCGGCGTGAACTGGACCGGTTCCGACGTGAGACAGGGTCGTCGTCCGTCTCGCGGCAGGAACTCCTCGAACAGGCGCTCCCGCGATTCGAGCGACAGTTCCCCGGCGCGCAGACGCCGGGGCAGACGATGAGCCGTGTCCTGCAGGAACTCGGCAGACGCGACGAGATTACGCTTCACGGGGGCGGACTGTACGAGATACACACCCTTTCGTACGAACACGGCACGCCCGACGTCGAGGTCGAATCGGACGGCGAACCGTACCACGCCGAGACGTCCGACACCGTCGTCGGTGCGCGGTCGCTCCCGACGAGCTTCCGACGGACTACACTCGCACGGTTCGGCTGTCGCTGTCCCGTCTCCGGTGTCGACCACGAACGCCTGCTGGACGTCGCCCACGTCCTCTCGTGGAGTGAGCATCCGGACCACCGACTGGACCCGGGTAACGTACTCGTCCTCGACCGGACCCACCACGCCGCGTTCGACCGCGGCCTGTTCACCATCGACGCCGGGCTCACGCTCCGGACGAACCCCTCGCTCGAGACCGACAGTGCGGTCCTCGAACGAACCCTCGTCGAGGCGGACGGGTCGACCCTCACACTCCCCGACCCGGTCGTGCTGGACACCTCCTACCTCTCGGCGCGAAACGAACACCACGAGAACCTCGACTGGTTCCCGGCGTGA
- the leuS gene encoding leucine--tRNA ligase has product MSQGYSHGRVQEYWQSVWEREGVYRADDASDPTYVLGMFPYTSGELHMGHVRNYTITDAYARYRRMQGDDVLHPMGWDAFGLPAENAAYDRDTDPRSWTETCITQMREEMETMGFGYDWSREVTTCDPDYYRWNQWLFTRFYEAGLVDYEAATVNWCPDCETVLADAQVATKAVDSGGADDDADADVDTEDAESVEVCWRCETPVSQRDLDQWFFRITDYADELHEGLDDLGGWSEGVREIQRNWIGRREGATVTFDVDGRDATVDVFTTRLDTVYGGTFVALAPGHDLARELATEDETVAQYVDMVRNGPDGERTSGLDTGVRATHPLTGESLPVYVAAYVLDDVGTGAVMGVPAHNERDHAFARTHDLPVEQVVEPVDGSGANLPDEPFTADGMLTGSGEYDGLASAAARERLLDADGVEAHVTYRLRDWLISRQRYWGTPIPVVHCDDCGHVLVPDEDLPVELPAFVQTTGNPLDASDEFVRTACPDCGQPARRETDTMDTFVDSSWYFLRFLSPQLETAPFDTDRANDLLPIDVYVGGDEHAVLHLLYIRFFTRALCDLGLLDVREPIDRLVNQGTVLYDGEKMSKSKGNAIAPHEYGAETTRLFVLSAAHPRQDFEWTAKKVSTSYDLQQQVYGLVRSYTESDEVAARDEHAPHDTYLERELDRTIAAITADYDRFRFHRVVSEIHGVVRLLRRYQAYDTPYKYPYERGLRALTRVIAPITPFLGEELWSMLGEDGLVAEARWPEPLQDVPDYRIERELVRKTLEDVRGITDVVGIDAPERIELVVAQPWKYRAYEIARDADPDAAVVGTVMADSEVKARGEAAAEFAADVAEQKPGLEPALDPETEQALFEQATWLFEEEFGADVVVRRATDDPDDDLARKARPDKPAIHID; this is encoded by the coding sequence ATGTCTCAGGGCTACAGTCACGGGCGGGTGCAGGAGTACTGGCAGTCGGTGTGGGAACGCGAGGGGGTCTACCGCGCAGACGACGCGTCGGACCCGACGTACGTGCTGGGGATGTTCCCCTACACCTCCGGCGAACTCCACATGGGTCACGTCCGGAACTACACCATCACCGACGCGTACGCCCGCTACCGACGGATGCAGGGCGACGACGTGCTCCACCCGATGGGCTGGGACGCCTTCGGCCTCCCGGCCGAGAACGCCGCCTACGACCGCGACACCGACCCCCGGTCGTGGACCGAGACGTGTATCACACAGATGCGCGAGGAGATGGAGACGATGGGGTTCGGCTACGACTGGTCGCGGGAGGTGACGACCTGCGACCCCGACTACTACCGGTGGAACCAGTGGCTGTTCACGCGCTTTTACGAGGCGGGCCTGGTCGACTACGAGGCCGCGACGGTCAACTGGTGCCCGGACTGCGAGACGGTGCTCGCCGACGCACAGGTGGCGACGAAGGCGGTCGATTCCGGGGGCGCCGACGATGACGCTGACGCTGACGTCGACACCGAGGACGCGGAGTCCGTCGAGGTCTGCTGGCGGTGTGAGACGCCGGTGAGCCAGCGCGACCTCGACCAGTGGTTCTTCCGAATCACCGACTACGCCGACGAGCTTCACGAGGGCCTGGACGACCTCGGCGGCTGGTCGGAGGGCGTCCGCGAGATACAGCGCAACTGGATCGGCCGCCGCGAGGGCGCGACGGTGACGTTCGACGTCGACGGACGCGACGCCACCGTCGACGTGTTCACGACGCGCCTCGACACCGTCTACGGCGGGACGTTCGTCGCGCTCGCCCCGGGACACGACCTCGCTCGGGAACTCGCCACCGAGGACGAGACCGTCGCACAGTACGTCGACATGGTCCGCAACGGGCCGGACGGCGAGCGCACGTCGGGTCTCGACACGGGCGTGCGAGCGACACACCCGCTCACCGGTGAGTCCCTCCCCGTCTACGTCGCCGCCTACGTCCTCGACGACGTCGGCACGGGCGCGGTGATGGGCGTCCCGGCCCACAACGAGCGTGACCACGCCTTCGCACGGACGCACGACCTCCCCGTCGAGCAGGTCGTCGAACCCGTCGACGGGTCGGGGGCGAACCTCCCCGACGAGCCCTTCACCGCGGACGGGATGCTCACCGGGAGCGGCGAGTACGACGGCCTCGCGAGCGCGGCCGCCCGCGAGCGACTCCTCGACGCGGACGGGGTGGAAGCGCACGTCACCTACCGCCTCCGCGACTGGCTCATCTCGCGACAGCGCTACTGGGGGACGCCCATCCCCGTCGTCCACTGTGACGACTGTGGACACGTCCTCGTGCCCGACGAGGACCTGCCCGTCGAACTCCCCGCGTTCGTCCAGACGACGGGTAACCCGCTCGACGCGAGTGACGAGTTCGTCCGGACGGCGTGTCCCGACTGCGGCCAGCCGGCACGACGCGAGACGGACACGATGGACACCTTCGTCGACTCCTCGTGGTACTTCCTCCGCTTTCTCTCACCACAGCTAGAGACGGCCCCGTTCGACACCGACCGGGCGAACGACCTCCTCCCCATCGACGTCTACGTCGGCGGCGACGAACACGCCGTGCTCCACCTCCTCTACATCCGCTTTTTTACCCGGGCGCTCTGTGACCTCGGGCTCCTCGACGTCCGCGAACCCATCGACCGACTCGTCAACCAAGGGACGGTCCTCTACGACGGCGAGAAGATGTCGAAGTCGAAGGGGAACGCCATCGCCCCCCACGAGTACGGCGCGGAGACGACGCGGCTGTTCGTGCTCTCGGCAGCGCACCCGAGACAGGACTTCGAGTGGACCGCGAAGAAGGTCTCGACGTCGTACGACCTCCAACAGCAGGTGTACGGGCTCGTCCGGTCGTACACCGAGAGCGACGAGGTGGCCGCCCGTGACGAACACGCGCCGCACGACACCTACCTCGAACGCGAACTCGACCGGACCATCGCGGCCATCACCGCCGATTACGACCGGTTCCGGTTCCACCGCGTCGTGAGCGAGATTCACGGGGTGGTCCGCCTCCTCCGCCGCTACCAGGCGTACGACACGCCGTACAAGTACCCCTACGAACGGGGACTGCGGGCACTGACGCGCGTCATCGCACCCATCACGCCCTTCCTCGGGGAGGAGCTGTGGAGTATGCTCGGCGAGGACGGCCTCGTCGCGGAGGCGCGCTGGCCCGAACCGCTCCAGGACGTCCCCGACTACCGCATCGAGCGGGAACTCGTCCGCAAGACGCTCGAAGACGTTCGCGGCATCACCGACGTCGTCGGAATCGACGCCCCCGAGCGAATCGAACTCGTGGTCGCCCAGCCGTGGAAGTACCGCGCGTACGAGATTGCCCGCGACGCCGACCCCGACGCGGCGGTCGTCGGGACGGTGATGGCGGACAGCGAGGTCAAGGCCCGAGGAGAGGCGGCCGCGGAGTTCGCCGCCGACGTCGCCGAGCAGAAGCCGGGGCTCGAACCGGCGCTCGATCCCGAGACCGAGCAGGCGCTGTTCGAACAGGCTACCTGGCTCTTCGAGGAGGAGTTCGGTGCCGACGTCGTGGTGCGGCGGGCGACGGACGACCCCGACGACGACCTCGCTCGCAAGGCCCGCCCCGACAAGCCGGCCATCCACATCGACTGA
- a CDS encoding CinA family protein, translated as MSERDDEADAVEARVGEALRERGHTVAVAESLTGGLVCARLTDIPGSSDYLERGAVTYSNDAKLDALAVSRESLDAHGAVSAAVAREMAQGVRDTASTTWGVSTTGIAGPTGGTAEKPVGLVYVGVAYAAPWRSGESYTRADRYVFDGDRGEVKTRSATQALSDLLAAVEAVDGQG; from the coding sequence ATGTCCGAACGAGACGACGAAGCTGACGCCGTCGAGGCCCGCGTCGGCGAGGCGCTTCGCGAGCGCGGCCACACCGTCGCCGTCGCCGAGTCGCTCACTGGCGGTCTCGTCTGCGCTCGACTGACCGACATTCCCGGGTCGAGTGACTACCTCGAACGCGGGGCTGTCACCTACTCGAACGACGCGAAACTCGACGCGCTCGCGGTGTCGCGCGAGTCGCTCGACGCCCACGGCGCGGTGTCCGCGGCCGTCGCGCGCGAGATGGCACAGGGGGTGCGCGACACCGCGAGCACGACCTGGGGTGTCTCGACGACGGGCATCGCGGGCCCGACGGGCGGGACCGCGGAGAAACCGGTCGGCCTCGTCTACGTCGGCGTCGCCTACGCCGCCCCGTGGAGGAGCGGCGAGTCGTACACTCGAGCCGACCGGTACGTCTTCGACGGAGACCGCGGCGAGGTGAAGACACGGAGCGCGACCCAGGCGCTCTCGGACCTGCTCGCTGCCGTCGAGGCCGTCGACGGCCAGGGCTGA
- a CDS encoding universal stress protein: MYDTLLVPTDGSPGSERAVEHAVELAETYDATLHALYVVDDSQVPVAGAEALDDDLSARGKEAIDVVRTRAAESDVAFVSALRRGDPTQEILGYRDEIGADMIIMGTHGRTGLERHLLGSVTEQVVRSSPVPVVTVGLRTPTDAVPSEESARTVAREALVERYGEEAVALDEGAYNERHAWVFEGNVEDRHATVYVDRSTGEPRIVTAPED, from the coding sequence ATGTACGACACGCTACTCGTCCCGACCGACGGGAGCCCAGGTTCCGAACGTGCCGTCGAGCACGCCGTCGAGTTGGCGGAGACCTACGATGCGACGCTCCACGCACTGTACGTCGTCGACGACAGTCAGGTTCCCGTCGCGGGCGCGGAGGCGCTGGACGACGACCTGTCCGCGCGGGGGAAGGAGGCCATCGACGTCGTCCGCACACGGGCGGCCGAGAGCGACGTCGCGTTCGTGAGTGCGCTCCGTCGAGGCGACCCTACCCAGGAGATACTCGGCTATCGTGACGAAATCGGTGCCGATATGATAATCATGGGAACGCACGGCCGGACGGGCCTCGAACGCCACCTGCTCGGGAGCGTCACGGAACAGGTCGTCCGGTCCTCTCCGGTCCCCGTCGTCACCGTCGGACTCCGGACCCCGACCGACGCGGTCCCGTCCGAGGAGTCGGCGCGAACGGTCGCCCGTGAGGCGCTGGTCGAGCGGTACGGCGAGGAGGCGGTCGCCCTCGACGAGGGGGCGTACAACGAGCGCCACGCGTGGGTGTTCGAGGGGAACGTCGAGGACAGACACGCCACCGTCTACGTCGACCGGTCGACGGGTGAGCCCCGTATCGTCACCGCGCCCGAGGACTGA
- a CDS encoding redox-regulated ATPase YchF gives MSYRIGLVGKPSVGKSTFFNAATMNDVPEGAYPFTTIDPSIGEAYIRVPCAAPEFEETCTPSVGFCDDGTRFVPVKLIDVAGLIPGAHEGKGLGNQFLTDLNEADVLVHVVDFSGETDIEGEPTEGHDPREDIAFLEEELDQWYLDILEKGLERYRSGYHGTEGDVEVDLATQMDAFRTSEEEIKQVILALGLDLDPDSWSADDKLEIARELRTRTKPMVVVANKMDTPAAQENYADITSDPAYDHLTIVPASAHAEKALKEGAEAGVVDYQAGEDGFSVEGDLSDDQLKGLERIRGFVSEYGGTGVQQALETALFDELGALAVFPGSANGRADTQGVFRDCFILPEGATTEDFAYHIHSDIGDGLLHGIDCRSGRQIGGDHELDHRDVVELVTTS, from the coding sequence ATGAGCTATCGCATCGGTCTCGTCGGCAAGCCCTCGGTGGGCAAGTCGACGTTCTTCAACGCAGCGACGATGAACGACGTCCCGGAGGGAGCGTACCCGTTCACGACCATCGACCCCTCGATCGGCGAGGCGTACATCCGCGTCCCCTGTGCGGCCCCGGAGTTCGAGGAGACGTGTACGCCGTCGGTCGGCTTCTGCGACGACGGGACCCGGTTCGTCCCGGTGAAGCTCATCGACGTCGCGGGGCTCATCCCCGGCGCACACGAGGGGAAGGGCCTCGGCAATCAGTTCCTCACCGACCTCAACGAGGCCGACGTGCTGGTGCACGTCGTCGACTTCTCCGGCGAGACGGACATCGAGGGCGAACCCACCGAGGGTCACGACCCGCGCGAGGACATCGCCTTCCTCGAGGAGGAACTCGACCAGTGGTATCTCGACATCCTCGAGAAGGGGCTCGAACGCTACCGCTCGGGCTACCACGGCACCGAGGGCGACGTCGAGGTGGACCTCGCGACGCAGATGGACGCCTTCCGCACCTCCGAGGAGGAGATCAAACAGGTCATCCTCGCGCTCGGGCTCGACCTCGACCCCGACAGCTGGAGCGCGGACGACAAGCTCGAAATCGCCCGCGAGCTCCGAACCAGAACGAAGCCGATGGTCGTCGTCGCGAACAAGATGGACACTCCCGCTGCCCAGGAGAACTACGCCGACATCACGTCCGACCCCGCGTACGACCACCTCACCATCGTCCCGGCGTCCGCGCACGCCGAGAAGGCGCTGAAAGAGGGTGCGGAGGCGGGCGTCGTCGACTATCAGGCCGGCGAGGACGGCTTCTCCGTCGAGGGCGACCTCTCTGACGACCAGCTGAAGGGGCTCGAGCGGATCCGTGGGTTCGTCTCCGAGTACGGCGGAACCGGCGTCCAGCAGGCGCTCGAGACCGCGCTGTTCGACGAACTCGGTGCGCTCGCGGTCTTTCCCGGCAGCGCGAACGGCCGAGCGGACACCCAGGGCGTCTTCCGTGACTGCTTCATCCTCCCGGAGGGGGCGACGACGGAGGACTTCGCGTACCACATCCACTCGGACATCGGCGACGGCCTCTTACACGGTATCGACTGCCGCTCGGGGCGACAGATCGGCGGCGACCACGAACTCGACCACCGCGACGTGGTCGAACTCGTCACGACCAGCTGA